One part of the Eriocheir sinensis breed Jianghai 21 unplaced genomic scaffold, ASM2467909v1 Scaffold1, whole genome shotgun sequence genome encodes these proteins:
- the LOC126988842 gene encoding uncharacterized protein LOC126988842 has product MEEVFAVMNLQQQQQQQPHAAAATLHADDVDDQIMGQAALEVEAMDNTSQAEAVDNTSHPRNGADVGGGEVGDVPETPKSTGEHITGESLGNNNRGALGGVGKMGRRVLREGLLRLLKDVIPPLPVSRLKNDPPASVTHIHGNNNRHASVMVCLDSPSGAESRERRRSRLQQKDHEMRQSRLEKKMQHMAEVLRQLQQQETHQRRQDRDRGQERRRRMTKNNLPKQQEHRDPRLSQKSLHKVGRKKLQVAKRQAGLFSSAAAYGRGKPMKKNLSVTKKLVFEDPPARRAAAAAAGENLAPQPGPSNAARADETNESFSSTDLPSAFNSLNFSHSMDVNNIINVLDESPIFSA; this is encoded by the exons atggaggaagtcttcgccgtcatgaacttacaacaacaacaacaacaacagccccacgctgccgctgcaactcttcatgctgacgatgttgacgatcagataatgggtcaagccgcattagaagttgaagccatggataacacatcccaagctgaagccgtggataacacatcacatcccagaaacggag cggatgttggtggtggtgaggtgggggatgttccagaaactcccaagtctaccggtgaacacatcacgggcgagtcattgggcaacaacaaccgcggcgcgttgggaggtgtcggtaaaatggggcggcgcgtgctgagagaggggcttctgcgacttctgaaggatgtgatacctccattaccagtgtctcgtctgaagaacgacccaccggccagcgtaacgcata tccacggcaacaacaatagacacgcttcggtgatggtgtgtcttgactctccgtcgggcgctgaatcgcgagagcggcggcgaagtcgtctgcagcaaaaagatcatgaaatgcgtcaatcacgactggaaaaaaaaatgcagcatatggcggaagtgttgcggcagctccagcagcaggagacgcaccagagacgacaagatcgcgaccggggacaagaacggcggcgaagaatgacaaagaataatttgccgaagcagcaagaacaccgggacccaagactgtctcagaagagcctccataaagttgggagaaaaaaacttcaggtggccaaacgtcaggcgggtctcttctcctcagcggcggcgtacggtcggggaaaaccaatgaaaaaaaatctctctgtgaccaagaaactcgtctttgaagacCCACCAGCGCGGCGTGCAGCAGCTGCGGCCGCTGGAGAAAATCTCGCGCCACAACCGGGTCCTTCCAATGCGGCTCGTGCGGACGAAACAAATGAAAGCTTCTCAAGCACTgaccttccttcagctttcaattctttgaatttttctcatagcatggacgtgaataatattataaatgttcttgatgagagtcctatatttagtgcttag